In Zingiber officinale cultivar Zhangliang chromosome 1A, Zo_v1.1, whole genome shotgun sequence, a genomic segment contains:
- the LOC122037913 gene encoding type IV inositol polyphosphate 5-phosphatase 7-like, translating into MKDENLKKSKSSWSKTVRKWFNIKNNPRDFHADDDVFGRGDGERRTSFMERKTSTVKKSRTERLYKNSDRVRQGRFDGDAAQVTDMQDYKIFVSTWNVGGKSPTKKLNLEEWIHASPPAHIYVLGFQEIVPLNAGNVLGSEDNIPAKKWLALIRKTLNTLPGMDGCGGGYGLPSPIANPVVELDADFEGYSTRQMNSSFFHRRSFHSISHSSRMDNDIMAMQPRLDRRFSVCDRVSIESAQSNFDPYFNFGASPYDEVVGGEISYTGFYSPMSYSYGAPHYMEERDRLSGCSSSRYCLVASKQMVGIFLTVWVRSEIRSEIKNLKVSCVGRGLMGYLGNKGSIAISMSLHRTSFCFICTHLTSGEKEGDELRRNADVIEILRKTKFPRVRKVFNEMSPETILDHDRIIWLGDLNYRIALSYQSAKALVEMHNWRALLEKDQLRREQRCGHVFEGWKEGGISFPPTYKYSNNSDRYAGEDMHRKEKRRTPAWCDRILWYGRGLTQLAYLHGESRFSDHRPVYTVFNAEVEIINRNRIRSMGSSSRIEVEELLPYSHGFTETYY; encoded by the exons ATGAAAGATGAGAACTTGAAGAAAAGCAAG TCATCATGGTCGAAGACAGTTCGAAAATGGTtcaacatcaaaaacaaccctcgAGACTTCCATGCTGATGATGATGTATTTGGAAGAG GCGATggagaaaggaggaccagcttcATGGAGAGGAAGACAAGCACAGTGAAGAAAAGCAGGACAG AGCGTTTGTATAAGAACTCAGATCGGGTTCGGCAAGGAAGATTTGATGGTGATGCTGCTCAAGTTACAGATATGCAGGACTACAA GATTTTTGTATCAACATGGAATGTAGGTGGGAAATCCCCAACAAAAAAATTGAATCTTGAGGAATGGATCCATGCATCTCCTCCTGCACATATATATGTTTTGGG atttcaAGAGATTGTACCTCTCAATGCTGGAAATGTTCTTGGTTCAGAAGACAATATCCCAGCAAAGAAATGGTTAGCACTCATTAGAAAGACACTAAACACTCTTCCTGGCATGGATGGCTGTGGTGGAGGTTATGGTTTACCATCCCCCATTGCCAATCCTGTTGTGGAGTTGGATGCTGATTTTGAGGGGTATTCGACAAGGCAGATGAATTCGTCATTCTTCCATCGACGATCATTCCATTCCATAAGTCATAGTTCAAGAATGGACAACGATATCATGGCAATGCAACCAAGGCTGGATCGAAGATTCAGTGTTTGTGACCGGGTGAGCATCGAGAGTGCACAAAGTAACTTTGATCCATATTTTAACTTTGGAGCTTCACCCTATGATGAGGTTGTTGGGGGAGAAATATCTTACACTGGTTTTTACTCGCCGATGTCATATTCATATGGTGCTCCACATTATATGGAAGAAAGGGATAGACTTTCTGGCTGCTCTAG TTCTAGGTATTGCTTGGTTGCAAGTAAGCAGATGGTAGGCATATTTCTAACAGTTTGGGTGCGAAGTGAAATTAGAAgcgaaataaagaacttgaaggTATCCTGTGTTGGCAGGGGATTAATGGGTTACCTTGGAAACAAG GGCTCAATAGCAATCAGCATGTCGTTGCACCGCACAAGCTTTTGCTTCATCTGTACTCACCTAACCTCAGGAGAGAAAGAAGGGGATGAACTGCGGAGGAACGCAGATGTGATTGAGATCTTAAGGAAAACAAAGTTTCCTAGGGTGCGCAAAGTATTCAATGAAATGTCTCCCGAAACAATCCTTGATCATGA TCGCATCATATGGCTTGGTGACTTGAACTACCGTATTGCTCTTTCATATCAGTCCGCAAAAGCACTAGTTGAGATGCACAACTGGAGAGCATTGTTGGAAAAGGATCAG CTTCGGAGGGAGCAAAGGTGTGGACATGTTTTTGAAGGATGGAAGGAAGGAGGGATATCCTTTCCTCCCACCTACAAATATTCAAACAACTCAGACAGATATGCTGGCGAAGACATGCACCGAAAAGAGAAGAGGCGAACACCTGCATG GTGTGACCGTATCTTGTGGTATGGCCGAGGTCTTACGCAGTTGGCTTATCTACACGGAGAGTCTAGGTTTTCCGATCATAGACCGGTATACACTGTCTTCAACGCAGAGGTCGAAATCATAAATCGCAACAGAATCAGGAGCATGGGCTCTAGCTCTCGAATAGAGGTCGAAGAGCTACTACCATACTCTCATGGTTTCACAGAGACTTACTATTGA
- the LOC122010994 gene encoding non-specific lipid transfer protein GPI-anchored 21-like, producing MMKPQHFIVFAIVTATLLVQVSGQASMACTTTLISTFTPCLNYLTGSTNGGGSPTRDCCKAFNSVITDSTDCACLIITGSVPFSLPINRTLAISLPKICGSSSVPLQCTGTSMPLPGAGTPIPYGPSLPPLQPFSPPPPPRGGLEDFPPSLPPASSTPAYQGFDQGQHPLLLPNSAVKLTHVCSVPVSTLLLLLLLLLRLLF from the exons ATGATGAAGCCCCAGCACTTCATCGTCTTCGCGATCGTCACAGCGACGCTACTGGTGCAGGTTTCCGGTCAGGCCTCGATGGCCTGCACGACGACATTGATCAGCACCTTCACGCCGTGCCTGAACTACCTCACCGGCAGCACTAACGGCGGCGGATCACCGACCCGAGACTGCTGCAAGGCATTTAATTCGGTTATCACCGACAGCACCGACTGTGCTTGTCTGATAATAACAGGGAGCGTCCCGTTTAGCCTCCCCATCAACAGGACTCTGGCCATTTCACTTCCTAAAATTTGCGGTTCATCGTCAGTGCCCCTCCAATGCACAGGCACGTCCATGCCACTTCCAGGCGCAG GAACTCCTATTCCATACGGGCCTTCGCTTCCTCCGCTAC AGCCATtctctccgccgccgccgccacggGGAGGCCTAGAAGATTTTCCTCCGTCGCTTCCGCCGGCATCCAGTACCCCGGCCTACCAAGGGTTTGACCAGGGGCAGCATCCACTGCTGCTGCCGAATTCAGCTGTAAAGCTCACTCATGTCTGCTCGGTGCCTGTATCCACTCTGCTTCTGCTTCTACTTCTACTTCTCAGACTGTTATTTTAG